From the genome of Populus alba chromosome 10, ASM523922v2, whole genome shotgun sequence, one region includes:
- the LOC118033510 gene encoding two-component response regulator ARR11 isoform X1 yields the protein MMENGFSSPRNDSFPAGLRVLVVDDDPTWLKILEKMLKKCSYEVTTCGLARDALNLLRERKGGYDIVISDVYMPDMDGFKLLEHVGLEMDLPVIMMSVDGETSRVMKGVQHGACDYLLKPIRMKELRNIWQHVFRKKIHEVRDIEILEGIESFQMTRNGSDQYEDGHFLCGEDLTSIKKRKDIESRHDEKDIGDNTSTKKARVVWSVELHQKFVKAVNQIGFDKVGPKKILDLMNVPRLTRENVASHLQKYRLYLSRLQKGNDFNNPVGMIKQSDSPLSDSVGSFGSHNSINLQPTDVSNGCYGFSGSSLVLHNVDPRSHDGDRKILVTTPVAEPKRGLTVDAPNPRKPRISQMEFGRPLAPPRSEVNFSTFDSSLPTKYPWCGIPEIRLKQEHNPLHFNDGFSHLPMTGQKQLTRADYPQPAPAIISPPSLTERETGCPVKIKPSRNDYGSNASHVSSTASAVDPIPLQTKTNSTNHQVSSTSSMENQGLNMNCLTDVESSRKNINLGMPPLATLDEGLQVCFVPGDYYMNLGLQNIEVPEYFDPSLLTDVPIHLNDGLRFDYEFYDPTEYALIDQSLFI from the exons ATGATGGAGAATGGTTTCTCCTCTCCCCGGAATGATTCGTTTCCTGCTGGTCTCCGTGTTCTCGTTGTCGATGATGATCCCACCTGGTTAAAAATCCTTGAAAAGATGCTCAAGAAATGCTCTTATGAAG TGACCACCTGCGGTTTGGCAAGAGATGCTTTGAACCTGCTTCGTGAGAGGAAAGGTGGATATGACATTGTAATCAGTGATGTCTACATGCCTGACATGGATGGTTTCAAACTTCTAGAGCATGTTGGACTGGAGATGGATCTTCCAGTAATTA TGATGTCTGTTGATGGAGAGACAAGCAGGGTGATGAAAGGCGTCCAACATGGAGCTTGTGATTATCTTCTTAAGCCTATACGAATGAAAGAACTCCGGAATATATGGCAGCATGTATTCAGAAAGAAAATACACGAGGTAAGAGATATTGAAATTCTCGAAGGGATCGAAAGTTTTCAAATGACTAGAAATGGATCAGATCAATATGAGGATGGGCATTTTCTCTGTGGAGAAGACCTTACTtcgataaagaaaagaaaagatatcgAAAGCAGGCATGATGAAAAAGACATTGGTGATAATACTTCTACAAAGAAAGCTAGAGTAGTTTGGTCTGTAGAACTTCATCAGAAATTTGTCAAAGCAGTAAATCAGATAGGATTTGATA AAGTTGGTCCAAAGAAAATACTTGACTTGATGAATGTGCCGCGTTTGACAAGGGAAAATGTCGCTAGCCATTTGCAG AAATACCGTCTCTATTTGAGTAGATTGCAGAAAGGAAACGATTTTAACAATCCTGTTGGTATGATAAAGCAGTCGGACTCACCTCTGAGTGATTCTGTTGGAAGTTTTGGCTCTCACAATTCAATCAACTTGCAGCCAACTGATGTTTCAAATGGGTGCTATGGATTTTCTGGCAGTAGCTTGGTTCTTCACAATGTGGATCCCAGAAGCCACGATGGTGATAGAAAGATACTTGTTACAACGCCTGTGGCAGAACCCAAAAGAGGCTTAACAGTTGATGCTCCCAATCCTCGTAAACCCAGGATTTCACAGATGGAATTTGGTCGTCCGCTTGCACCTCCACGATCAGAAGTAAatttttcaacatttgattCTTCGTTACCAACAAAGTATCCATGGTGTGGAATTCCAGAGATTCGACTCAAACAAGAACATAATCCACTTCATTTTAATGATGGGTTTAGCCACCTACCAATGACTGGTCAAAAGCAGCTTACACGAGCTGATTATCCACAGCCTGCTCCGGCCATCATTTCTCCACCTTCCTTGACAGAGAGAGAAACCGGTTGCCCTGTCAAAATTAAGCCTTCACGTAATGACTACGGCAGCAATGCCAGCCATGTAAGTTCAACAGCAAGTGCAGTTGACCCTATCCCTCTTCAAACGAAGACCAACTCGACAAATCATCAAGTGTCAAGCACTTCTAGTATGGAAAATCAAGGCCTGAATATGAATTGCCTTACAGATGTGGAATCTTccagaaaaaacataaatttgggAATGCCGCCTTTGGCTACTTTGGATGAGGGCTTGCAAGTATGTTTTGTCCCAGGTGATTACTATATGAATCTCGGGCTCCAAAACATAGAGGTTCCGGAATATTTTGACCCAAGTCTTCTCACAGACGTACCGATACACTTGAATGATGGCCTGAGGTTTGACTATGAGTTCTATGACCCCACAGAATATGCTCTAATAGATCAAAGCTTGTTTATATGA
- the LOC118033510 gene encoding two-component response regulator ARR11 isoform X2: MMENGFSSPRNDSFPAGLRVLVVDDDPTWLKILEKMLKKCSYEVTTCGLARDALNLLRERKGGYDIVISDVYMPDMDGFKLLEHVGLEMDLPVIMMSVDGETSRVMKGVQHGACDYLLKPIRMKELRNIWQHVFRKKIHEVRDIEILEGIESFQMTRNGSDQYEDGHFLCGEDLTSIKKRKDIESRHDEKDIGDNTSTKKARVVWSVELHQKFVKAVNQIGFDIGPKKILDLMNVPRLTRENVASHLQKYRLYLSRLQKGNDFNNPVGMIKQSDSPLSDSVGSFGSHNSINLQPTDVSNGCYGFSGSSLVLHNVDPRSHDGDRKILVTTPVAEPKRGLTVDAPNPRKPRISQMEFGRPLAPPRSEVNFSTFDSSLPTKYPWCGIPEIRLKQEHNPLHFNDGFSHLPMTGQKQLTRADYPQPAPAIISPPSLTERETGCPVKIKPSRNDYGSNASHVSSTASAVDPIPLQTKTNSTNHQVSSTSSMENQGLNMNCLTDVESSRKNINLGMPPLATLDEGLQVCFVPGDYYMNLGLQNIEVPEYFDPSLLTDVPIHLNDGLRFDYEFYDPTEYALIDQSLFI; the protein is encoded by the exons ATGATGGAGAATGGTTTCTCCTCTCCCCGGAATGATTCGTTTCCTGCTGGTCTCCGTGTTCTCGTTGTCGATGATGATCCCACCTGGTTAAAAATCCTTGAAAAGATGCTCAAGAAATGCTCTTATGAAG TGACCACCTGCGGTTTGGCAAGAGATGCTTTGAACCTGCTTCGTGAGAGGAAAGGTGGATATGACATTGTAATCAGTGATGTCTACATGCCTGACATGGATGGTTTCAAACTTCTAGAGCATGTTGGACTGGAGATGGATCTTCCAGTAATTA TGATGTCTGTTGATGGAGAGACAAGCAGGGTGATGAAAGGCGTCCAACATGGAGCTTGTGATTATCTTCTTAAGCCTATACGAATGAAAGAACTCCGGAATATATGGCAGCATGTATTCAGAAAGAAAATACACGAGGTAAGAGATATTGAAATTCTCGAAGGGATCGAAAGTTTTCAAATGACTAGAAATGGATCAGATCAATATGAGGATGGGCATTTTCTCTGTGGAGAAGACCTTACTtcgataaagaaaagaaaagatatcgAAAGCAGGCATGATGAAAAAGACATTGGTGATAATACTTCTACAAAGAAAGCTAGAGTAGTTTGGTCTGTAGAACTTCATCAGAAATTTGTCAAAGCAGTAAATCAGATAGGATTTGATA TTGGTCCAAAGAAAATACTTGACTTGATGAATGTGCCGCGTTTGACAAGGGAAAATGTCGCTAGCCATTTGCAG AAATACCGTCTCTATTTGAGTAGATTGCAGAAAGGAAACGATTTTAACAATCCTGTTGGTATGATAAAGCAGTCGGACTCACCTCTGAGTGATTCTGTTGGAAGTTTTGGCTCTCACAATTCAATCAACTTGCAGCCAACTGATGTTTCAAATGGGTGCTATGGATTTTCTGGCAGTAGCTTGGTTCTTCACAATGTGGATCCCAGAAGCCACGATGGTGATAGAAAGATACTTGTTACAACGCCTGTGGCAGAACCCAAAAGAGGCTTAACAGTTGATGCTCCCAATCCTCGTAAACCCAGGATTTCACAGATGGAATTTGGTCGTCCGCTTGCACCTCCACGATCAGAAGTAAatttttcaacatttgattCTTCGTTACCAACAAAGTATCCATGGTGTGGAATTCCAGAGATTCGACTCAAACAAGAACATAATCCACTTCATTTTAATGATGGGTTTAGCCACCTACCAATGACTGGTCAAAAGCAGCTTACACGAGCTGATTATCCACAGCCTGCTCCGGCCATCATTTCTCCACCTTCCTTGACAGAGAGAGAAACCGGTTGCCCTGTCAAAATTAAGCCTTCACGTAATGACTACGGCAGCAATGCCAGCCATGTAAGTTCAACAGCAAGTGCAGTTGACCCTATCCCTCTTCAAACGAAGACCAACTCGACAAATCATCAAGTGTCAAGCACTTCTAGTATGGAAAATCAAGGCCTGAATATGAATTGCCTTACAGATGTGGAATCTTccagaaaaaacataaatttgggAATGCCGCCTTTGGCTACTTTGGATGAGGGCTTGCAAGTATGTTTTGTCCCAGGTGATTACTATATGAATCTCGGGCTCCAAAACATAGAGGTTCCGGAATATTTTGACCCAAGTCTTCTCACAGACGTACCGATACACTTGAATGATGGCCTGAGGTTTGACTATGAGTTCTATGACCCCACAGAATATGCTCTAATAGATCAAAGCTTGTTTATATGA
- the LOC118033510 gene encoding two-component response regulator ARR11 isoform X4 has protein sequence MTTCGLARDALNLLRERKGGYDIVISDVYMPDMDGFKLLEHVGLEMDLPVIMMSVDGETSRVMKGVQHGACDYLLKPIRMKELRNIWQHVFRKKIHEVRDIEILEGIESFQMTRNGSDQYEDGHFLCGEDLTSIKKRKDIESRHDEKDIGDNTSTKKARVVWSVELHQKFVKAVNQIGFDKVGPKKILDLMNVPRLTRENVASHLQKYRLYLSRLQKGNDFNNPVGMIKQSDSPLSDSVGSFGSHNSINLQPTDVSNGCYGFSGSSLVLHNVDPRSHDGDRKILVTTPVAEPKRGLTVDAPNPRKPRISQMEFGRPLAPPRSEVNFSTFDSSLPTKYPWCGIPEIRLKQEHNPLHFNDGFSHLPMTGQKQLTRADYPQPAPAIISPPSLTERETGCPVKIKPSRNDYGSNASHVSSTASAVDPIPLQTKTNSTNHQVSSTSSMENQGLNMNCLTDVESSRKNINLGMPPLATLDEGLQVCFVPGDYYMNLGLQNIEVPEYFDPSLLTDVPIHLNDGLRFDYEFYDPTEYALIDQSLFI, from the exons A TGACCACCTGCGGTTTGGCAAGAGATGCTTTGAACCTGCTTCGTGAGAGGAAAGGTGGATATGACATTGTAATCAGTGATGTCTACATGCCTGACATGGATGGTTTCAAACTTCTAGAGCATGTTGGACTGGAGATGGATCTTCCAGTAATTA TGATGTCTGTTGATGGAGAGACAAGCAGGGTGATGAAAGGCGTCCAACATGGAGCTTGTGATTATCTTCTTAAGCCTATACGAATGAAAGAACTCCGGAATATATGGCAGCATGTATTCAGAAAGAAAATACACGAGGTAAGAGATATTGAAATTCTCGAAGGGATCGAAAGTTTTCAAATGACTAGAAATGGATCAGATCAATATGAGGATGGGCATTTTCTCTGTGGAGAAGACCTTACTtcgataaagaaaagaaaagatatcgAAAGCAGGCATGATGAAAAAGACATTGGTGATAATACTTCTACAAAGAAAGCTAGAGTAGTTTGGTCTGTAGAACTTCATCAGAAATTTGTCAAAGCAGTAAATCAGATAGGATTTGATA AAGTTGGTCCAAAGAAAATACTTGACTTGATGAATGTGCCGCGTTTGACAAGGGAAAATGTCGCTAGCCATTTGCAG AAATACCGTCTCTATTTGAGTAGATTGCAGAAAGGAAACGATTTTAACAATCCTGTTGGTATGATAAAGCAGTCGGACTCACCTCTGAGTGATTCTGTTGGAAGTTTTGGCTCTCACAATTCAATCAACTTGCAGCCAACTGATGTTTCAAATGGGTGCTATGGATTTTCTGGCAGTAGCTTGGTTCTTCACAATGTGGATCCCAGAAGCCACGATGGTGATAGAAAGATACTTGTTACAACGCCTGTGGCAGAACCCAAAAGAGGCTTAACAGTTGATGCTCCCAATCCTCGTAAACCCAGGATTTCACAGATGGAATTTGGTCGTCCGCTTGCACCTCCACGATCAGAAGTAAatttttcaacatttgattCTTCGTTACCAACAAAGTATCCATGGTGTGGAATTCCAGAGATTCGACTCAAACAAGAACATAATCCACTTCATTTTAATGATGGGTTTAGCCACCTACCAATGACTGGTCAAAAGCAGCTTACACGAGCTGATTATCCACAGCCTGCTCCGGCCATCATTTCTCCACCTTCCTTGACAGAGAGAGAAACCGGTTGCCCTGTCAAAATTAAGCCTTCACGTAATGACTACGGCAGCAATGCCAGCCATGTAAGTTCAACAGCAAGTGCAGTTGACCCTATCCCTCTTCAAACGAAGACCAACTCGACAAATCATCAAGTGTCAAGCACTTCTAGTATGGAAAATCAAGGCCTGAATATGAATTGCCTTACAGATGTGGAATCTTccagaaaaaacataaatttgggAATGCCGCCTTTGGCTACTTTGGATGAGGGCTTGCAAGTATGTTTTGTCCCAGGTGATTACTATATGAATCTCGGGCTCCAAAACATAGAGGTTCCGGAATATTTTGACCCAAGTCTTCTCACAGACGTACCGATACACTTGAATGATGGCCTGAGGTTTGACTATGAGTTCTATGACCCCACAGAATATGCTCTAATAGATCAAAGCTTGTTTATATGA
- the LOC118033510 gene encoding two-component response regulator ARR11 isoform X3 has translation MLCLVTTCGLARDALNLLRERKGGYDIVISDVYMPDMDGFKLLEHVGLEMDLPVIMMSVDGETSRVMKGVQHGACDYLLKPIRMKELRNIWQHVFRKKIHEVRDIEILEGIESFQMTRNGSDQYEDGHFLCGEDLTSIKKRKDIESRHDEKDIGDNTSTKKARVVWSVELHQKFVKAVNQIGFDKVGPKKILDLMNVPRLTRENVASHLQKYRLYLSRLQKGNDFNNPVGMIKQSDSPLSDSVGSFGSHNSINLQPTDVSNGCYGFSGSSLVLHNVDPRSHDGDRKILVTTPVAEPKRGLTVDAPNPRKPRISQMEFGRPLAPPRSEVNFSTFDSSLPTKYPWCGIPEIRLKQEHNPLHFNDGFSHLPMTGQKQLTRADYPQPAPAIISPPSLTERETGCPVKIKPSRNDYGSNASHVSSTASAVDPIPLQTKTNSTNHQVSSTSSMENQGLNMNCLTDVESSRKNINLGMPPLATLDEGLQVCFVPGDYYMNLGLQNIEVPEYFDPSLLTDVPIHLNDGLRFDYEFYDPTEYALIDQSLFI, from the exons ATGCTTTGTTTAGTGACCACCTGCGGTTTGGCAAGAGATGCTTTGAACCTGCTTCGTGAGAGGAAAGGTGGATATGACATTGTAATCAGTGATGTCTACATGCCTGACATGGATGGTTTCAAACTTCTAGAGCATGTTGGACTGGAGATGGATCTTCCAGTAATTA TGATGTCTGTTGATGGAGAGACAAGCAGGGTGATGAAAGGCGTCCAACATGGAGCTTGTGATTATCTTCTTAAGCCTATACGAATGAAAGAACTCCGGAATATATGGCAGCATGTATTCAGAAAGAAAATACACGAGGTAAGAGATATTGAAATTCTCGAAGGGATCGAAAGTTTTCAAATGACTAGAAATGGATCAGATCAATATGAGGATGGGCATTTTCTCTGTGGAGAAGACCTTACTtcgataaagaaaagaaaagatatcgAAAGCAGGCATGATGAAAAAGACATTGGTGATAATACTTCTACAAAGAAAGCTAGAGTAGTTTGGTCTGTAGAACTTCATCAGAAATTTGTCAAAGCAGTAAATCAGATAGGATTTGATA AAGTTGGTCCAAAGAAAATACTTGACTTGATGAATGTGCCGCGTTTGACAAGGGAAAATGTCGCTAGCCATTTGCAG AAATACCGTCTCTATTTGAGTAGATTGCAGAAAGGAAACGATTTTAACAATCCTGTTGGTATGATAAAGCAGTCGGACTCACCTCTGAGTGATTCTGTTGGAAGTTTTGGCTCTCACAATTCAATCAACTTGCAGCCAACTGATGTTTCAAATGGGTGCTATGGATTTTCTGGCAGTAGCTTGGTTCTTCACAATGTGGATCCCAGAAGCCACGATGGTGATAGAAAGATACTTGTTACAACGCCTGTGGCAGAACCCAAAAGAGGCTTAACAGTTGATGCTCCCAATCCTCGTAAACCCAGGATTTCACAGATGGAATTTGGTCGTCCGCTTGCACCTCCACGATCAGAAGTAAatttttcaacatttgattCTTCGTTACCAACAAAGTATCCATGGTGTGGAATTCCAGAGATTCGACTCAAACAAGAACATAATCCACTTCATTTTAATGATGGGTTTAGCCACCTACCAATGACTGGTCAAAAGCAGCTTACACGAGCTGATTATCCACAGCCTGCTCCGGCCATCATTTCTCCACCTTCCTTGACAGAGAGAGAAACCGGTTGCCCTGTCAAAATTAAGCCTTCACGTAATGACTACGGCAGCAATGCCAGCCATGTAAGTTCAACAGCAAGTGCAGTTGACCCTATCCCTCTTCAAACGAAGACCAACTCGACAAATCATCAAGTGTCAAGCACTTCTAGTATGGAAAATCAAGGCCTGAATATGAATTGCCTTACAGATGTGGAATCTTccagaaaaaacataaatttgggAATGCCGCCTTTGGCTACTTTGGATGAGGGCTTGCAAGTATGTTTTGTCCCAGGTGATTACTATATGAATCTCGGGCTCCAAAACATAGAGGTTCCGGAATATTTTGACCCAAGTCTTCTCACAGACGTACCGATACACTTGAATGATGGCCTGAGGTTTGACTATGAGTTCTATGACCCCACAGAATATGCTCTAATAGATCAAAGCTTGTTTATATGA
- the LOC118033510 gene encoding two-component response regulator ORR26 isoform X5 has protein sequence MMSVDGETSRVMKGVQHGACDYLLKPIRMKELRNIWQHVFRKKIHEVRDIEILEGIESFQMTRNGSDQYEDGHFLCGEDLTSIKKRKDIESRHDEKDIGDNTSTKKARVVWSVELHQKFVKAVNQIGFDKVGPKKILDLMNVPRLTRENVASHLQKYRLYLSRLQKGNDFNNPVGMIKQSDSPLSDSVGSFGSHNSINLQPTDVSNGCYGFSGSSLVLHNVDPRSHDGDRKILVTTPVAEPKRGLTVDAPNPRKPRISQMEFGRPLAPPRSEVNFSTFDSSLPTKYPWCGIPEIRLKQEHNPLHFNDGFSHLPMTGQKQLTRADYPQPAPAIISPPSLTERETGCPVKIKPSRNDYGSNASHVSSTASAVDPIPLQTKTNSTNHQVSSTSSMENQGLNMNCLTDVESSRKNINLGMPPLATLDEGLQVCFVPGDYYMNLGLQNIEVPEYFDPSLLTDVPIHLNDGLRFDYEFYDPTEYALIDQSLFI, from the exons A TGATGTCTGTTGATGGAGAGACAAGCAGGGTGATGAAAGGCGTCCAACATGGAGCTTGTGATTATCTTCTTAAGCCTATACGAATGAAAGAACTCCGGAATATATGGCAGCATGTATTCAGAAAGAAAATACACGAGGTAAGAGATATTGAAATTCTCGAAGGGATCGAAAGTTTTCAAATGACTAGAAATGGATCAGATCAATATGAGGATGGGCATTTTCTCTGTGGAGAAGACCTTACTtcgataaagaaaagaaaagatatcgAAAGCAGGCATGATGAAAAAGACATTGGTGATAATACTTCTACAAAGAAAGCTAGAGTAGTTTGGTCTGTAGAACTTCATCAGAAATTTGTCAAAGCAGTAAATCAGATAGGATTTGATA AAGTTGGTCCAAAGAAAATACTTGACTTGATGAATGTGCCGCGTTTGACAAGGGAAAATGTCGCTAGCCATTTGCAG AAATACCGTCTCTATTTGAGTAGATTGCAGAAAGGAAACGATTTTAACAATCCTGTTGGTATGATAAAGCAGTCGGACTCACCTCTGAGTGATTCTGTTGGAAGTTTTGGCTCTCACAATTCAATCAACTTGCAGCCAACTGATGTTTCAAATGGGTGCTATGGATTTTCTGGCAGTAGCTTGGTTCTTCACAATGTGGATCCCAGAAGCCACGATGGTGATAGAAAGATACTTGTTACAACGCCTGTGGCAGAACCCAAAAGAGGCTTAACAGTTGATGCTCCCAATCCTCGTAAACCCAGGATTTCACAGATGGAATTTGGTCGTCCGCTTGCACCTCCACGATCAGAAGTAAatttttcaacatttgattCTTCGTTACCAACAAAGTATCCATGGTGTGGAATTCCAGAGATTCGACTCAAACAAGAACATAATCCACTTCATTTTAATGATGGGTTTAGCCACCTACCAATGACTGGTCAAAAGCAGCTTACACGAGCTGATTATCCACAGCCTGCTCCGGCCATCATTTCTCCACCTTCCTTGACAGAGAGAGAAACCGGTTGCCCTGTCAAAATTAAGCCTTCACGTAATGACTACGGCAGCAATGCCAGCCATGTAAGTTCAACAGCAAGTGCAGTTGACCCTATCCCTCTTCAAACGAAGACCAACTCGACAAATCATCAAGTGTCAAGCACTTCTAGTATGGAAAATCAAGGCCTGAATATGAATTGCCTTACAGATGTGGAATCTTccagaaaaaacataaatttgggAATGCCGCCTTTGGCTACTTTGGATGAGGGCTTGCAAGTATGTTTTGTCCCAGGTGATTACTATATGAATCTCGGGCTCCAAAACATAGAGGTTCCGGAATATTTTGACCCAAGTCTTCTCACAGACGTACCGATACACTTGAATGATGGCCTGAGGTTTGACTATGAGTTCTATGACCCCACAGAATATGCTCTAATAGATCAAAGCTTGTTTATATGA